A DNA window from Engystomops pustulosus chromosome 6, aEngPut4.maternal, whole genome shotgun sequence contains the following coding sequences:
- the GPATCH8 gene encoding G patch domain-containing protein 8 isoform X2, translating to METRPGPGENSSGWVTHAGRTDPIPIVVKYDVMGMGRMEMELDYAEDATERRRVLEVEKEDTEELRQKYKDFVDKEKAIAKALEELRANFYCELCDKQYQKHQEFDNHINSYDHAHKQRLKDLKQREFARNVSSRSRKDERKQEKALRRLLELAEQRKQSESAPGSGPMFKTTTVAVDEETLEEEDLPVSTCPTTQDSPKSVQEEKLPQPLICTSIQPTSPAITFGFKNTPGPSSLQKVGFSFSFAKKTPLKLESSAAVFKDHGEEVGSTEEEREEEKATADLICTVKSAEGEDSKESEVKVEEEESQEDNGASLASTLSKLKKMKHEERGAHAGEPEYYHYMPPAHCKVKPNFQFLLFMRSTEQTQVENVLQKAEKKQSVATKARSVKQSETKSEKNTVGEGKSSVPQPVVSSGPLALPKVDKKDDAAEKETANITNEEPPKSSPTPVKEPQERPRHPTGPFFPVLSKDESTTLQWPSELLIFTQAEPSISYSCNPLYFDFKLSRNKDGKAKAMEKPKDNPGTSKESVTDADSSKEPNVTLKKESVPVVHTCGAQSKVSNAPSGDAKPETPEEESKSEATRKTHKQKKKKKHKKSGKRKRKHKDGEEGTEQKKKRKKHKHKKSKGSSRTVLKLEDGEQSTSPALASHSKDTALGKLTKEESVGNSTNKPELHTTSKEPENKKAKTELKQLLPPPAQSSSSSSHRTTPNKVRNRHSSAEDDSEDNASRKKSTSRYSDEYESASDQSRSRSRSGKRRRSYSSSSGGSSDRSRYSHDHSYSDSDYSGYSSGSRRRSKRRSPGSDSDSVASKRHSNRHKYSSSDYSRSRSRSRSRSRRSRSRGRGRSSSSSRSRSKRRSRSLTGHSWKRSRSYSRDRSTSVRSHSGKGSHGRDSVDSRRGGRRDFNRSKIYRSQSPHYSRSGNRREGSRGSETRGASGTNLPRSSTEKDTGRCSLTAKQLLEKIQSRRLEKAASTTGEGNLKSGSKVKDPPQGYFGPKLPPALGTKTAQLPLIGKLPVGTKGIVSQKVETETVEATVTVTVDGEKEKEKTPTKLESVSESEPPASVPEPNSQEESVSFQPPAEGFGEGTASNPVGNGSLPFPPLHGRIIPPPPDSDFFQGSTYPPVTADPNSIRPDGEEEEDEEEEEEEEGSLAPLESQPITFTPEEMEKYSKLQQAAQQHIQQQLLAKQVKNFPAGAIPQALQPATPTLQPIHIQQAPPPVSAASLTSVQHAILQHAAAAAAIGIPHHPQPLAQVHHIPQPHLAPISLSHLTHSLIPAHPAAFLASHPIHIIPASALHPAGPLTLHHVPHAALYPTLLAPRPASAAAATALHLHPLLHPIFSGQDLQHPPSHGT from the exons GATTTCGTGGATAAGGAGAAGGCCATTGCAAAAGCCCTGGAAGAGTTGCGGGCGAACTTCTACTGTGAGCTGTGTGACAAGCAGTATCAGAAGCACCAGGAGTTTGACAACCACATAAACTCTTATGACCACGCACACAAACAG AGATTGAAGGACCTCAAACAGAGAGAATTTGCCCGAAATGTTTCTTCTCGTTCCCGGAAAGATGAGCGCAAGCAAGAGAAAGCTCTGCGACGTCTCCTTGAGTTAGCGGAGCAGAGGAAGCAATCTGAAAG TGCTCCTGGCAGTGGTCCCATGTTCAAGACAACTACAGTTGCTGTGGATGAGGAAACACTAGAAGAAGAAGACCTGCCAGTTAGTACATGCCCAACGACACAGGACAGTCCTAAATCTGTGCAGGAAGAGAAATTGCCGCAACCCCTCATTTGTACTTCTATACAACCCACTTCCCCAGCCAtaacttttggcttcaaaaacaccCCTGGCCCATCCTCTCTTCAGAAAGTAGGTTTCTCTTTCTCTTTTGCCAAAAAAACCCCTCTGAAGTTAGAATCGTCAGCAGCTGTCTTCAAGGATCATGGAGAAGAGGTAGGATCCACAGAGGAAGAAAGGGAAGAGGAGAAGGCAACCGCTGACCTTATATGCACTGTAAAATCAGCTGAGGGAGAAGACAGCAAAGAAAGTGAAGTAAAGGTGGAAGAGGAGGAAAGCCAAGAAGATAATGGCGCTTCCCTTGCAAGCACTTtatcaaaactgaaaaaaatgaagCATGAAGAAAGAGGGGCACATGCCGGGGAACCCGAATACTATCACTACATGCCACCTGCTCACTGCAAAGTGAAACCAAACTTCCAGTTTTTGCTTTTCATGAGATCCACTGAGCAAACGCAAGTAGAAAATGTCTTGCAGAAGGCTGAAAAGAAACAAAGTGTTGCTACCAAGGCCAGATCTGTCAAACAgagtgaaacaaagagtgaaaagaaTACGGTTGGCGAGGGCAAGAGTTCTGTGCCTCAACCAGTTGTCAGTAGTGGTCCTTTGGCTTTACCTAAAGTAGACAAAAAAGATGATGCGGCAGAGAAAGAAACCGCTAATATTACAAATGAAGAACCTCCCAAAAGTTCCCCTACACCTGTAAAAGAACCGCAGGAAAGGCCTCGGCACCCTACTGGCCCTTTTTTCCCAGTCCTGAGCAAGGATGAGAGCACAACACTGCAGTGGCCCTCTGAGCTTTTGATATTCACACAGGCAGAACCTTCCATCTCCTATAGCTGCAACCCATTATACTTTGACTTCAAACTTTCTCGAAACAAAGATGGAAAGGCGAAAGCAATGGAGAAACCGAAAGATAACCCAGGTACCAGCAAAGAAAGTGTGACTGATGCCGATTCAAGCAAGGAACCAAATGTCACCCTTAAAAAGGAGTCTGTTCCAGTGGTGCATACTTGTGGAGCACAATCTAAAGTCTCCAATGCTCCCTCTGGTGATGCAAAACCTGAAACCCCCGAAGAAGAGAGCAAAAGCGAAGCTACACGAAAGACTCACAagcaaaagaagaagaaaaagcacAAGAAGAGTGGCAAGCGAAAACGGAAACACAAAGATGGAGAAGAGGGGACTGAACAAAAGAAGAAAAGGAAGAAGCATAAGCACAAGAAGTCAAAAGGTTCTTCAAGAACGGTGTTGAAACTAGAGGATGGGGAGCAAAGTACATCTCCTGCATTAGCAAGCCACTCAAAAGACACAGCATTGGGAAAACTAACTAAAGAAGAAAGTGTGGGGAATTCAACAAATAAACCAGAACTTCATACTACTTCCAAAGAGCCAGAAAACAAAAAGGCTAAAACAGAGCTCAAGCAATTGCTTCCTCCTCCTGCACAGTCCTCTTCCTCCTCGTCTCACAGAACTACTCCTAACAAGGTGAGAAACCGTCATAGTAGTGCTGAGGATGATAGTGAGGACAATGCCAGTAGGAAAAAATCCACTTCTAGGTACAGTGATGAATATGAGTCTGCAAGTGACCAATCCAGAAGTCGATCCAGGTCTGGAAAGAGACGACGGTCTTACTCTTCTAGTTCAGGAGGATCTTCAGATAGAAGTCGATACAGTCATGATCATAGCTATTCAGATAGTGACTACAGTGGTTATAGCAGTGGATCGAGGAGGCGTTCCAAAAGACGGTCACCAGGTTCAGATTCAGACTCTGTGGCTTCTAAGAGACATTCCAATAGACACAAATACTCTTCCTCTGACTACAGTCGTAGTCGTTCTAGGAGCAGAAGTCGCTCAAGAAGAAGTCGGAGTCGCGGTAGAGGTAGATCTAGTAGTAGTAGCCGGAGTCGAAGTAAAAGGAGGAGCCGTAGCTTAACTGGTCACAGCTGGAAACGAAGCCGTAGTTACAGTAGAGATCGGAGTACCAGTGTCCGTAGTCATTCTGGAAAAGGATCTCATGGGAGGGATAGTGTAGATAGCCGTAGAGGTGGTAGAAGGGACTTCAACCGCTCAAAAATTTATCGTTCACAGTCCCCGCATTATTCTCGCTCTGGTAACCGGAGAGAAGGCAGTCGAGGGTCAGAAACAAGGGGAGCAAGTGGCACTAACTTGCCCCGCAGTAGCACTGAGAAAGATACAGGGAGATGTTCGTTAACGGCAAAACAACTCCTAGAAAAAATCCAGTCCCGTCGTTTAGAGAAGGCAGCAAGCACAACAGGTGAAGGCAACCTAAAGTCTGGATCAAAAGTAAAAGACCCACCTCAGGGATACTTTGGTCCTAAGTTGCCACCTGCCCTTGGTACGAAAACTGCTCAACTCCCACTAATAGGCAAACTGCCTGTAGGGACAAAGGGCATCGTTTCTCAAAAAGTTGAAACTGAGACGGTAGAAGCAACTGTTACTGTTACTGTTGATGGGGAGAAGGAGAAAGAGAAGACACCAACCAAGTTAGAGAGCGTCTCGGAGTCTGAACCTCCTGCATCGGTTCCAGAACCAAACTCCCAAGAGGAATCTGTTAGCTTCCAGCCGCCAGCTGAAGGGTTTGGAGAAGGAACTGCATCCAACCCTGTGGGTAATGGCAGTCTTCCTTTTCCCCCACTCCATGGCAGAATAATTCCTCCACCGCCTGATTCTGACTTTTTTCAAGGTTCAACTTACCCTCCTGTTACAGCTGATCCAAATTCAATTCGACCAGAtggggaagaggaggaagatgaagaggaagaagaggaggaggaaggttcACTAGCACCTCTGGAAAGCCAACCCATCACTTTTACTCCTGAAGAAATGGAAAAATATAGTAAGCTACAGCAGGCAGCTCAACAGCATATACAACAGCAGCTCCTGGCCAAGCAAGTAAAAAATTTTCCAGCCGGAGCTATCCCACAAGCTCTGCAGCCTGCAACACCGACCCTTCAGCCTATTCATATTCAGCAGGCACCACCCCCCGTATCTGCTGCTTCCTTAACCAGTGTACAGCATGCTATACTGCAGCATGCTGCTGCAGCAGCCGCTATTGGTATCCCCCATCACCCGCAACCTTTGGCACAAGTCCATCACATCCCTCAGCCACATTTGGCTCCCATCTCTCTTTCTCACCTTACCCATTCTCTCATCCCTGCCCATCCTGCTGCTTTCTTGGCTAGCCATCCCATACATATAATCCCTGCCTCTGCTCTACACCCGGCTGGGCCTTTGACCCTTCATCATGTACCCCATGCTGCTCTATACCCAACCCTGCTTGCTCCAAGGCCTGCCTCAGCTGCTGCTGCCACAGCATTACACCTCCATCCTCTACTTCATCCAATTTTCTCTGGCCAAGATCTGCAACATCCACCAAGTCATGGAACTTGA
- the GPATCH8 gene encoding G patch domain-containing protein 8 isoform X1: protein MAADRFSRFNEDRDFQGNHFDQYEDGHLEIEQASLDKPIESDNIGHRLLQKHGWKLGQGLGKTLQGRTDPIPIVVKYDVMGMGRMEMELDYAEDATERRRVLEVEKEDTEELRQKYKDFVDKEKAIAKALEELRANFYCELCDKQYQKHQEFDNHINSYDHAHKQRLKDLKQREFARNVSSRSRKDERKQEKALRRLLELAEQRKQSESAPGSGPMFKTTTVAVDEETLEEEDLPVSTCPTTQDSPKSVQEEKLPQPLICTSIQPTSPAITFGFKNTPGPSSLQKVGFSFSFAKKTPLKLESSAAVFKDHGEEVGSTEEEREEEKATADLICTVKSAEGEDSKESEVKVEEEESQEDNGASLASTLSKLKKMKHEERGAHAGEPEYYHYMPPAHCKVKPNFQFLLFMRSTEQTQVENVLQKAEKKQSVATKARSVKQSETKSEKNTVGEGKSSVPQPVVSSGPLALPKVDKKDDAAEKETANITNEEPPKSSPTPVKEPQERPRHPTGPFFPVLSKDESTTLQWPSELLIFTQAEPSISYSCNPLYFDFKLSRNKDGKAKAMEKPKDNPGTSKESVTDADSSKEPNVTLKKESVPVVHTCGAQSKVSNAPSGDAKPETPEEESKSEATRKTHKQKKKKKHKKSGKRKRKHKDGEEGTEQKKKRKKHKHKKSKGSSRTVLKLEDGEQSTSPALASHSKDTALGKLTKEESVGNSTNKPELHTTSKEPENKKAKTELKQLLPPPAQSSSSSSHRTTPNKVRNRHSSAEDDSEDNASRKKSTSRYSDEYESASDQSRSRSRSGKRRRSYSSSSGGSSDRSRYSHDHSYSDSDYSGYSSGSRRRSKRRSPGSDSDSVASKRHSNRHKYSSSDYSRSRSRSRSRSRRSRSRGRGRSSSSSRSRSKRRSRSLTGHSWKRSRSYSRDRSTSVRSHSGKGSHGRDSVDSRRGGRRDFNRSKIYRSQSPHYSRSGNRREGSRGSETRGASGTNLPRSSTEKDTGRCSLTAKQLLEKIQSRRLEKAASTTGEGNLKSGSKVKDPPQGYFGPKLPPALGTKTAQLPLIGKLPVGTKGIVSQKVETETVEATVTVTVDGEKEKEKTPTKLESVSESEPPASVPEPNSQEESVSFQPPAEGFGEGTASNPVGNGSLPFPPLHGRIIPPPPDSDFFQGSTYPPVTADPNSIRPDGEEEEDEEEEEEEEGSLAPLESQPITFTPEEMEKYSKLQQAAQQHIQQQLLAKQVKNFPAGAIPQALQPATPTLQPIHIQQAPPPVSAASLTSVQHAILQHAAAAAAIGIPHHPQPLAQVHHIPQPHLAPISLSHLTHSLIPAHPAAFLASHPIHIIPASALHPAGPLTLHHVPHAALYPTLLAPRPASAAAATALHLHPLLHPIFSGQDLQHPPSHGT, encoded by the exons GATTTCGTGGATAAGGAGAAGGCCATTGCAAAAGCCCTGGAAGAGTTGCGGGCGAACTTCTACTGTGAGCTGTGTGACAAGCAGTATCAGAAGCACCAGGAGTTTGACAACCACATAAACTCTTATGACCACGCACACAAACAG AGATTGAAGGACCTCAAACAGAGAGAATTTGCCCGAAATGTTTCTTCTCGTTCCCGGAAAGATGAGCGCAAGCAAGAGAAAGCTCTGCGACGTCTCCTTGAGTTAGCGGAGCAGAGGAAGCAATCTGAAAG TGCTCCTGGCAGTGGTCCCATGTTCAAGACAACTACAGTTGCTGTGGATGAGGAAACACTAGAAGAAGAAGACCTGCCAGTTAGTACATGCCCAACGACACAGGACAGTCCTAAATCTGTGCAGGAAGAGAAATTGCCGCAACCCCTCATTTGTACTTCTATACAACCCACTTCCCCAGCCAtaacttttggcttcaaaaacaccCCTGGCCCATCCTCTCTTCAGAAAGTAGGTTTCTCTTTCTCTTTTGCCAAAAAAACCCCTCTGAAGTTAGAATCGTCAGCAGCTGTCTTCAAGGATCATGGAGAAGAGGTAGGATCCACAGAGGAAGAAAGGGAAGAGGAGAAGGCAACCGCTGACCTTATATGCACTGTAAAATCAGCTGAGGGAGAAGACAGCAAAGAAAGTGAAGTAAAGGTGGAAGAGGAGGAAAGCCAAGAAGATAATGGCGCTTCCCTTGCAAGCACTTtatcaaaactgaaaaaaatgaagCATGAAGAAAGAGGGGCACATGCCGGGGAACCCGAATACTATCACTACATGCCACCTGCTCACTGCAAAGTGAAACCAAACTTCCAGTTTTTGCTTTTCATGAGATCCACTGAGCAAACGCAAGTAGAAAATGTCTTGCAGAAGGCTGAAAAGAAACAAAGTGTTGCTACCAAGGCCAGATCTGTCAAACAgagtgaaacaaagagtgaaaagaaTACGGTTGGCGAGGGCAAGAGTTCTGTGCCTCAACCAGTTGTCAGTAGTGGTCCTTTGGCTTTACCTAAAGTAGACAAAAAAGATGATGCGGCAGAGAAAGAAACCGCTAATATTACAAATGAAGAACCTCCCAAAAGTTCCCCTACACCTGTAAAAGAACCGCAGGAAAGGCCTCGGCACCCTACTGGCCCTTTTTTCCCAGTCCTGAGCAAGGATGAGAGCACAACACTGCAGTGGCCCTCTGAGCTTTTGATATTCACACAGGCAGAACCTTCCATCTCCTATAGCTGCAACCCATTATACTTTGACTTCAAACTTTCTCGAAACAAAGATGGAAAGGCGAAAGCAATGGAGAAACCGAAAGATAACCCAGGTACCAGCAAAGAAAGTGTGACTGATGCCGATTCAAGCAAGGAACCAAATGTCACCCTTAAAAAGGAGTCTGTTCCAGTGGTGCATACTTGTGGAGCACAATCTAAAGTCTCCAATGCTCCCTCTGGTGATGCAAAACCTGAAACCCCCGAAGAAGAGAGCAAAAGCGAAGCTACACGAAAGACTCACAagcaaaagaagaagaaaaagcacAAGAAGAGTGGCAAGCGAAAACGGAAACACAAAGATGGAGAAGAGGGGACTGAACAAAAGAAGAAAAGGAAGAAGCATAAGCACAAGAAGTCAAAAGGTTCTTCAAGAACGGTGTTGAAACTAGAGGATGGGGAGCAAAGTACATCTCCTGCATTAGCAAGCCACTCAAAAGACACAGCATTGGGAAAACTAACTAAAGAAGAAAGTGTGGGGAATTCAACAAATAAACCAGAACTTCATACTACTTCCAAAGAGCCAGAAAACAAAAAGGCTAAAACAGAGCTCAAGCAATTGCTTCCTCCTCCTGCACAGTCCTCTTCCTCCTCGTCTCACAGAACTACTCCTAACAAGGTGAGAAACCGTCATAGTAGTGCTGAGGATGATAGTGAGGACAATGCCAGTAGGAAAAAATCCACTTCTAGGTACAGTGATGAATATGAGTCTGCAAGTGACCAATCCAGAAGTCGATCCAGGTCTGGAAAGAGACGACGGTCTTACTCTTCTAGTTCAGGAGGATCTTCAGATAGAAGTCGATACAGTCATGATCATAGCTATTCAGATAGTGACTACAGTGGTTATAGCAGTGGATCGAGGAGGCGTTCCAAAAGACGGTCACCAGGTTCAGATTCAGACTCTGTGGCTTCTAAGAGACATTCCAATAGACACAAATACTCTTCCTCTGACTACAGTCGTAGTCGTTCTAGGAGCAGAAGTCGCTCAAGAAGAAGTCGGAGTCGCGGTAGAGGTAGATCTAGTAGTAGTAGCCGGAGTCGAAGTAAAAGGAGGAGCCGTAGCTTAACTGGTCACAGCTGGAAACGAAGCCGTAGTTACAGTAGAGATCGGAGTACCAGTGTCCGTAGTCATTCTGGAAAAGGATCTCATGGGAGGGATAGTGTAGATAGCCGTAGAGGTGGTAGAAGGGACTTCAACCGCTCAAAAATTTATCGTTCACAGTCCCCGCATTATTCTCGCTCTGGTAACCGGAGAGAAGGCAGTCGAGGGTCAGAAACAAGGGGAGCAAGTGGCACTAACTTGCCCCGCAGTAGCACTGAGAAAGATACAGGGAGATGTTCGTTAACGGCAAAACAACTCCTAGAAAAAATCCAGTCCCGTCGTTTAGAGAAGGCAGCAAGCACAACAGGTGAAGGCAACCTAAAGTCTGGATCAAAAGTAAAAGACCCACCTCAGGGATACTTTGGTCCTAAGTTGCCACCTGCCCTTGGTACGAAAACTGCTCAACTCCCACTAATAGGCAAACTGCCTGTAGGGACAAAGGGCATCGTTTCTCAAAAAGTTGAAACTGAGACGGTAGAAGCAACTGTTACTGTTACTGTTGATGGGGAGAAGGAGAAAGAGAAGACACCAACCAAGTTAGAGAGCGTCTCGGAGTCTGAACCTCCTGCATCGGTTCCAGAACCAAACTCCCAAGAGGAATCTGTTAGCTTCCAGCCGCCAGCTGAAGGGTTTGGAGAAGGAACTGCATCCAACCCTGTGGGTAATGGCAGTCTTCCTTTTCCCCCACTCCATGGCAGAATAATTCCTCCACCGCCTGATTCTGACTTTTTTCAAGGTTCAACTTACCCTCCTGTTACAGCTGATCCAAATTCAATTCGACCAGAtggggaagaggaggaagatgaagaggaagaagaggaggaggaaggttcACTAGCACCTCTGGAAAGCCAACCCATCACTTTTACTCCTGAAGAAATGGAAAAATATAGTAAGCTACAGCAGGCAGCTCAACAGCATATACAACAGCAGCTCCTGGCCAAGCAAGTAAAAAATTTTCCAGCCGGAGCTATCCCACAAGCTCTGCAGCCTGCAACACCGACCCTTCAGCCTATTCATATTCAGCAGGCACCACCCCCCGTATCTGCTGCTTCCTTAACCAGTGTACAGCATGCTATACTGCAGCATGCTGCTGCAGCAGCCGCTATTGGTATCCCCCATCACCCGCAACCTTTGGCACAAGTCCATCACATCCCTCAGCCACATTTGGCTCCCATCTCTCTTTCTCACCTTACCCATTCTCTCATCCCTGCCCATCCTGCTGCTTTCTTGGCTAGCCATCCCATACATATAATCCCTGCCTCTGCTCTACACCCGGCTGGGCCTTTGACCCTTCATCATGTACCCCATGCTGCTCTATACCCAACCCTGCTTGCTCCAAGGCCTGCCTCAGCTGCTGCTGCCACAGCATTACACCTCCATCCTCTACTTCATCCAATTTTCTCTGGCCAAGATCTGCAACATCCACCAAGTCATGGAACTTGA